A genome region from Musa acuminata AAA Group cultivar baxijiao unplaced genomic scaffold, Cavendish_Baxijiao_AAA HiC_scaffold_1142, whole genome shotgun sequence includes the following:
- the LOC135671593 gene encoding probable CCR4-associated factor 1 homolog 11 has product MSSQRGGGGGGRQHLVVRSVWAWNLEYEFSIIASLVDRFSYVAFDTEFPGFLYRTRRPHRLLPPSLRYAFLKANVDKMELVQLGLTLFDAFGDLPSIGTGGRVGYAWEFNFREFDVRRDLHAPDSVDLLRSSGIDFDRLPLYGIDSGQFAAHLYRSGLVAHCRFCRPHSTRWIAFHSCYDFAYLIKVLGFGRPLPDTLEEFLGLVNLLFGETVDLKHIMRGCKGLSGGLERVASTLGVPRQAGKSHQAGSDSLVTCQVYLKMKRRFFDDQDAKVACHRGIIYGLQAC; this is encoded by the coding sequence ATGTCTTcgcaacgaggaggaggaggaggagggcggcaaCATTTGGTGGTGCGCTCGGTTTGGGCGTGGAACTTGGAGTACGAGTTCTCCATCATTGCTTCCCTCGTGGATCGCTTCTCTTACGTCGCCTTCGACACGGAGTTTCCCGGCTTCCTCTACAGAACTCGGAGGCCACACCGTCTTCTCCCGCCCAGCCTGCGCTACGCCTTCCTCAAGGCCAACGTCGACAAGATGGAGCTCGTCCAACTCGGCCTCACCCTCTTCGACGCCTTCGGCGACCTCCCCTCCATCGGCACCGGCGGCAGGGTCGGGTACGCGTGGGAGTTCAACTTCCGCGAATTCGATGTCCGACGCGACCTCCACGCGCCGGACTCCGTCGACCTGCTCCGCTCCAGTGGCATCGACTTCGACCGGCTCCCCCTCTACGGCATTGACTCCGGCCAGTTCGCCGCCCACCTCTATCGTTCCGGCCTCGTCGCTCATTGCCGTTTCTGCCGCCCGCACTCCACTCGATGGATCGCCTTTCACAGCTGCTACGACTTCGCCTATCTCATCAAGGTGCTGGGGTTCGGCCGGCCTCTGCCCGACACCCTGGAAGAGTTCCTCGGCCTGGTGAACTTGCTCTTCGGAGAGACTGTGGATCTCAAGCACATTATGCGCGGCTGCAAGGGTCTCTCCGGCGGGCTGGAGAGAGTGGCGAGTACCCTCGGGGTGCCACGCCAAGCTGGGAAGTCGCATCAAGCTGGATCAGATAGCTTGGTGACCTGCCAAGTCTATCTGAAGATGAAGCGGAGGTTCTTCGACGACCAAGACGCCAAGGTGGCCTGCC